A genomic segment from Neobacillus sp. YX16 encodes:
- a CDS encoding AMP-binding protein → MKGRLLDKDLTERYVKDGHWKNRIVSEYVAKCAKLYPNEIAVVDEQRSATYKEIEDKSLRCAAGLYHLGVRRGDVVSFQLPNRLEAFYIYHGIARLGAIANPIIPIYRGKELRFILNQAKSKVIFIPDRYRNHDYVSMYEKITSELSHPITTIVLGKETSNFTSFQSFIETDWENKVNLQTIEPPKANDLLLLLYTSGTTANPKGALHNHNTILYDTQYMMDWFNLNERDVIFNPSPITHITGILCGLNMPFLLGGKVVLQDQWDAEYAVESIAKHRCSFMIFATPFLQGILSSTHRHKYDLSSLRYICCGGADMPSSLIEKASIELNCTVVRQYGATELPSATCTNIHDHSEKRCASDGRWMHPTEGRIVNERGELCLPGQQGEVHWRGPEMFLGYLDHSLNKDSFTKDGWFKTGDLAHMDDEGYIYITGRIKDIINRGGEKMSVKEMEDILYEHPAVKEVVIVGMPDPILVEKSCAFVVVHDGFTLDWDEMILYLGTKEIAKQKYPERLEIVSELPKTASGKIQKYLLREQIKEIIGG, encoded by the coding sequence GTGAAAGGTAGATTACTAGACAAGGATTTAACGGAAAGATATGTGAAGGACGGACATTGGAAGAACAGGATTGTATCTGAATATGTCGCAAAATGTGCAAAACTTTACCCGAATGAAATTGCGGTCGTAGACGAACAACGTTCTGCAACATATAAAGAGATTGAGGATAAATCGTTAAGGTGTGCGGCAGGACTTTATCATTTAGGTGTAAGGCGAGGAGATGTCGTCTCATTCCAGCTTCCCAATCGATTAGAAGCTTTTTATATCTATCACGGAATCGCACGGCTTGGTGCGATTGCAAATCCAATTATCCCTATCTATAGAGGGAAGGAATTACGGTTTATATTAAATCAAGCAAAATCTAAAGTTATTTTTATTCCAGATAGGTATAGGAACCATGATTATGTATCCATGTATGAAAAAATCACCTCTGAGCTATCGCATCCAATCACGACAATTGTACTAGGAAAAGAAACTTCTAACTTTACTAGTTTTCAATCCTTTATAGAAACAGATTGGGAGAATAAAGTAAATCTTCAAACAATAGAACCTCCAAAAGCGAATGATTTATTACTATTATTATATACCTCAGGAACGACTGCTAACCCAAAAGGGGCTCTTCATAACCATAATACCATTCTTTACGATACACAATACATGATGGACTGGTTTAACTTAAATGAAAGGGATGTAATCTTTAATCCTTCACCCATTACTCATATTACCGGGATCCTTTGCGGGTTAAATATGCCATTTTTATTAGGTGGAAAGGTGGTCCTTCAAGACCAATGGGACGCAGAATATGCGGTTGAATCGATCGCAAAACATCGTTGCAGCTTTATGATCTTTGCCACTCCTTTCCTACAGGGGATATTATCTTCAACACATAGACACAAATATGATTTATCGTCTCTCCGATATATTTGCTGCGGTGGTGCCGATATGCCATCTAGTTTGATTGAGAAGGCATCGATCGAATTAAATTGCACCGTTGTTCGTCAATATGGTGCCACTGAGCTACCTTCCGCTACCTGTACGAACATACACGATCATTCAGAGAAAAGATGTGCATCAGATGGTAGATGGATGCATCCTACGGAAGGGCGGATTGTGAATGAAAGAGGAGAATTGTGCTTACCAGGTCAACAAGGTGAAGTTCATTGGAGAGGGCCTGAAATGTTTCTAGGTTACCTCGATCATTCTCTTAATAAGGATAGTTTTACAAAAGATGGCTGGTTTAAAACAGGGGACTTGGCACATATGGATGATGAGGGCTACATCTATATTACCGGAAGAATTAAGGACATCATTAACCGTGGTGGAGAAAAAATGAGTGTTAAGGAAATGGAAGATATTCTGTATGAACATCCCGCCGTAAAGGAAGTGGTGATAGTGGGGATGCCAGATCCCATCCTAGTTGAAAAATCATGTGCATTTGTAGTGGTTCATGATGGGTTTACCTTGGATTGGGATGAAATGATTCTCTATTTAGGGACGAAGGAAATTGCCAAGCAAAAATATCCTGAAAGACTAGAAATCGTCTCGGAATTACCAAAAACCGCCAGTGGTAAAATTCAAAAATATTTACTGCGGGAACAAATAAAGGAAATAATAGGAGGTTAA
- a CDS encoding DUF3291 domain-containing protein, protein MAFVSIYTVGRLHHPYDHPASRKFFETGYEVMRQASKTGQIIEEFSPFGVPIPEEAAKGDGFPVLTLTVWKSLQALYRFTYSGHHRQAMRNRSKWMEPYQEKHLSYVVWWTDKVKDVSWQEAFNRYNYYIKNGPTSFAFDFKQAFDEKGERCEVK, encoded by the coding sequence ATGGCATTTGTTTCGATTTATACGGTTGGTAGACTACATCACCCCTATGACCATCCTGCCTCTCGTAAATTTTTTGAAACGGGATACGAAGTAATGCGACAGGCTTCTAAAACAGGGCAAATAATAGAGGAGTTTTCACCTTTTGGAGTCCCAATCCCTGAAGAAGCAGCTAAAGGGGATGGTTTCCCTGTTCTTACATTAACTGTATGGAAAAGCCTTCAAGCCTTGTATCGGTTTACCTATTCAGGTCACCACAGACAAGCAATGAGAAATAGGAGCAAATGGATGGAGCCTTATCAAGAGAAACACCTTTCATATGTAGTGTGGTGGACAGATAAGGTGAAGGATGTCTCTTGGCAAGAGGCATTCAATAGATATAACTATTATATAAAGAATGGACCCACTTCTTTTGCTTTTGATTTTAAGCAAGCATTTGATGAAAAAGGGGAGAGGTGCGAGGTAAAGTAG
- a CDS encoding SDR family oxidoreductase: MRDKVVVITGAASGIGRRTAALFAEKNATLVVNDINEAKLREVEAELVNLGVNVTAIIGDVSKASDVQGLMTETKERFGKLDVLCNNAGVWWPDKDSDVVHLEEEIWDKIISINLKSVYLCSKFAIPYMVENNGGSIINISSMAALRGWKNMDAYTASKGGIISLTKSMAIEFGKHHIRVNAICPGSIKTPLTEKAQEEVGYPSTPLGRVGLPEDIGKTIMFLASEDSSYLTGCIIPVDGGRSARQ, encoded by the coding sequence ATGAGGGATAAAGTGGTTGTTATTACTGGTGCTGCGTCAGGTATTGGAAGAAGGACAGCAGCTCTTTTTGCTGAAAAAAATGCTACGCTTGTCGTCAATGATATTAACGAAGCGAAGTTAAGAGAAGTAGAAGCAGAATTAGTAAATCTGGGAGTAAATGTAACCGCTATCATAGGGGACGTATCGAAAGCATCTGATGTCCAAGGGCTTATGACAGAAACAAAAGAGAGATTTGGAAAACTAGATGTTCTATGCAATAACGCTGGGGTCTGGTGGCCAGATAAGGATTCGGACGTCGTTCATCTTGAAGAGGAAATATGGGACAAAATTATCTCTATCAATCTAAAAAGTGTCTATTTATGTTCCAAATTTGCCATCCCATATATGGTTGAAAATAATGGAGGATCCATTATTAATATATCGTCTATGGCTGCACTTAGGGGTTGGAAAAACATGGATGCCTATACGGCGAGTAAGGGAGGCATTATTTCTCTTACGAAGTCGATGGCAATAGAGTTTGGCAAACATCATATTCGAGTAAACGCGATTTGTCCCGGTTCTATAAAAACTCCCCTTACGGAAAAGGCACAAGAAGAAGTGGGGTATCCTAGCACTCCATTAGGAAGAGTAGGCTTACCTGAAGACATTGGCAAAACGATCATGTTTCTTGCGTCTGAAGATTCATCCTATTTAACGGGTTGTATCATACCGGTAGATGGAGGAAGGTCTGCTAGACAATAA
- a CDS encoding DegV family protein has protein sequence MRRIILTTESGADLPEELAEKHNVQVVPMHVIMDGKDYLDGSLPVTDIYDYYERTKKIPSTTSTNSHEYLEFFTKIKNDFPDCIIVHIGYTSKASSSFQNAIIATEELNDIFLIDALNVTGGLTAIVMYAVTLLENEPSIDPERLVEKIKSVVPKSRLAFVPGSLDFLRAGGRVSNLAYLGGALLKIKPRIELMDGNLTSTKKYRGSMDAVSEKLMRDYLDQYDINREQLYLLFSIGLDERIKQRMGEIANENGFKNVKWIQAGAMISTHAGPGGVGISGLEV, from the coding sequence ATGAGAAGAATTATTTTAACAACAGAGAGCGGTGCGGATTTACCAGAAGAATTAGCTGAAAAACATAATGTTCAAGTGGTCCCGATGCACGTAATTATGGATGGAAAGGATTATTTAGATGGTTCGTTACCTGTAACGGACATTTATGACTATTACGAACGGACAAAGAAAATACCCTCAACAACATCTACCAATTCGCATGAATACCTTGAGTTTTTTACTAAGATCAAAAATGATTTTCCTGATTGCATCATTGTACATATTGGTTATACTTCGAAGGCATCTTCTTCCTTCCAAAATGCGATTATCGCAACTGAAGAGTTGAATGATATTTTTCTAATTGATGCTTTGAACGTTACAGGCGGATTAACGGCGATTGTGATGTATGCTGTAACCTTATTAGAGAATGAACCTTCCATTGACCCTGAACGCTTAGTAGAGAAGATAAAATCAGTGGTTCCTAAATCAAGACTAGCTTTCGTCCCAGGCAGCTTAGATTTTTTAAGAGCAGGAGGACGAGTTAGTAATCTAGCTTATCTCGGTGGGGCACTGTTAAAAATAAAGCCGCGGATTGAATTAATGGATGGAAATCTTACTTCAACAAAAAAATATCGCGGGAGTATGGATGCAGTTTCAGAAAAACTCATGCGAGATTATTTAGATCAATACGACATTAATAGAGAGCAGCTTTACCTTTTATTCTCAATCGGTCTCGATGAAAGGATCAAGCAGCGGATGGGTGAAATTGCGAATGAAAATGGTTTCAAAAATGTAAAATGGATTCAAGCTGGCGCAATGATTTCAACTCATGCAGGACCTGGCGGTGTTGGAATTTCAGGCTTAGAGGTTTAG
- a CDS encoding TetR/AcrR family transcriptional regulator, translated as MSEYTFSQSSIPKTDRGTKTKQKLLMAAEEVFGEMGFFQAGITDLTKKAKVSQGTFYTYFQSKEDIFRELVMGMQKQLRMEIKIATQGIDDRLELEKKGFEVFFSFLSKHRYLFRLFRQAEFVDEQLHRNYFETFTKGYIEGLSVAQENGEIRELDPDMLVYIFMGITDYLGMKWVLWENREITEDMVEEVMTFIKHGIAKTSNK; from the coding sequence ATGAGTGAATACACGTTTTCTCAAAGTTCAATCCCAAAAACTGACCGTGGAACAAAAACAAAGCAAAAATTACTCATGGCTGCTGAAGAGGTTTTTGGTGAGATGGGTTTCTTTCAAGCAGGAATCACAGATTTGACAAAAAAGGCAAAGGTTTCCCAAGGTACATTTTATACATATTTTCAATCGAAAGAGGATATTTTTCGAGAGCTTGTAATGGGAATGCAAAAACAGCTTAGAATGGAAATTAAAATAGCAACACAAGGCATTGATGATCGACTTGAACTAGAAAAAAAGGGATTCGAAGTATTTTTCAGTTTCTTAAGCAAACACCGCTATTTATTTAGATTATTTCGTCAAGCAGAATTTGTAGATGAACAGCTTCATCGGAATTACTTTGAGACCTTTACCAAGGGCTATATTGAAGGACTATCAGTAGCTCAGGAAAATGGTGAGATACGGGAATTAGATCCAGATATGCTCGTTTATATCTTTATGGGTATTACAGATTACCTGGGGATGAAATGGGTATTATGGGAAAACCGTGAGATAACAGAAGATATGGTGGAAGAAGTGATGACATTTATTAAACATGGAATCGCTAAAACTTCAAATAAATAA
- a CDS encoding nuclear transport factor 2 family protein encodes MSIETVVEKQIECYNSQDIEGFARTYADDITVYIFPDNTITLSGKKALIERYTETFKKKMFADIKNRSIVGNKVIDWEIATNGLTGESTSLMAIYEIEDNLISKVWFIRE; translated from the coding sequence ATGTCAATTGAAACAGTTGTTGAAAAGCAAATAGAATGCTACAACAGTCAAGATATTGAGGGGTTTGCGCGTACATATGCCGACGATATTACCGTTTACATCTTCCCGGATAATACCATCACATTAAGCGGGAAAAAGGCACTAATCGAAAGGTATACCGAAACTTTCAAAAAGAAAATGTTCGCTGATATCAAGAATCGTTCCATAGTCGGAAACAAGGTCATCGATTGGGAAATCGCCACAAATGGACTTACAGGAGAAAGTACTAGCTTGATGGCTATTTATGAAATTGAGGATAATCTCATTTCTAAGGTGTGGTTTATTAGAGAATAG
- a CDS encoding SHOCT domain-containing protein, producing the protein MQKEYQFKDPKTTVLIEDDSVVFRRGTNDLMIHKMMRGDTKVFYNQITAIKYKEPSLGSKGYLQLTTPRTSILGMARTVDQPQNAIKFKKDKLADAKEIKDYIEAKIAQNKNAATAGNESEGKSPVEQVKELKELLDMDILTQEEFDKKKKELLGL; encoded by the coding sequence TTGCAAAAAGAGTATCAATTCAAGGACCCTAAGACAACTGTGCTAATAGAGGATGATTCAGTAGTTTTCCGAAGAGGAACGAATGATTTGATGATTCACAAAATGATGCGTGGAGATACTAAGGTTTTTTATAACCAAATCACAGCCATCAAATACAAAGAGCCTTCCCTAGGATCAAAAGGCTATCTTCAGTTAACCACACCCCGGACATCCATTCTGGGTATGGCTCGTACTGTAGATCAGCCACAAAACGCAATTAAGTTCAAAAAAGATAAACTAGCTGATGCGAAGGAAATAAAAGATTACATTGAAGCGAAAATCGCCCAAAACAAAAATGCTGCCACCGCTGGTAACGAGTCAGAAGGAAAATCACCAGTGGAACAAGTTAAAGAATTGAAAGAACTATTAGATATGGATATTCTTACTCAAGAAGAATTTGATAAAAAGAAAAAAGAACTATTAGGATTGTAG
- a CDS encoding 50S ribosomal protein L11 methyltransferase, translating into MYEITVRLPIKKIERIIAHLYKKGYYQAFYEVPLDVVTDANGYSFVEKRDETTDLNIYINDFIEAKERRLLVELLAIDETSLVVKELNELNYQQTFDDIFLENGWVITIPDRRNHYDIDKVIVLDSQGNFGTGYHETTRDCLHFILKHDFTGSSVADIGAGSGVLSVAAALRGANSIDTYDIQPVEREILYQCELNAVKPVNVFQSDLINNKNSINKEYDWIFLNIGTQENIDILKTQGLLGFKDTTFLLSGMLEWNFHRVVNEFKKAGFLLEERKQSNEWVTCLFKAK; encoded by the coding sequence ATGTATGAAATTACCGTAAGACTCCCCATAAAAAAAATCGAGAGAATCATTGCTCATTTATACAAGAAAGGCTATTACCAGGCCTTTTATGAAGTACCCTTAGATGTCGTGACTGATGCCAACGGCTATTCCTTTGTTGAGAAGAGGGATGAAACAACAGATCTTAATATCTATATAAATGATTTTATCGAAGCAAAGGAACGACGTCTGTTAGTAGAATTATTAGCCATTGATGAGACAAGTCTTGTGGTTAAGGAACTAAATGAGCTAAATTACCAGCAAACCTTTGATGACATATTCCTTGAGAATGGCTGGGTCATCACGATACCGGATAGAAGGAATCATTACGACATAGATAAGGTGATTGTACTAGACTCCCAAGGGAATTTTGGTACGGGCTATCATGAAACCACAAGAGATTGTTTGCACTTCATATTAAAACATGATTTCACAGGATCGAGTGTGGCCGACATTGGAGCAGGTTCAGGAGTGTTAAGTGTTGCTGCCGCCCTCAGGGGAGCAAACTCTATCGATACCTATGACATTCAACCAGTTGAGCGTGAAATTTTGTATCAATGTGAATTAAATGCTGTGAAACCGGTGAATGTGTTTCAAAGTGACTTAATCAACAATAAAAATTCAATCAACAAAGAATATGATTGGATCTTTCTTAATATCGGAACGCAGGAAAATATTGATATTCTAAAGACCCAAGGACTTTTAGGTTTTAAAGACACTACATTTCTACTGTCAGGCATGCTTGAATGGAATTTTCACCGAGTTGTGAATGAATTTAAAAAGGCTGGATTCTTGTTGGAGGAAAGGAAACAAAGTAACGAATGGGTCACATGTCTTTTCAAAGCAAAATAA
- a CDS encoding SPOR domain-containing protein, with protein MKKFKRFMQVVLCTVLMGSLFYFGNGKAFAEDQYITIKKGDTLYSISKKYKISIEYLKEYNHITSNKIIAGQTLIIPDIEQIKPLYVAVAGSFGKKSNAEKRVAFLKKKGIEAIVVKKVINGKNYYRVQAGAFASISKAEKMITKLKKNGIKDAFFLTEKPLHINEISVGFSYKQLIQKFGKPTKTEDDKNTRSLYYTNEGVGVRVTFNADNDSIEKLQVYPEFLKTTTIPTEKNKILDAYGNPNEVKIVTCYESASCEQIIYVFNKNQLIVQVDRDGKTVQYLDLRKMK; from the coding sequence ATGAAAAAATTTAAACGTTTCATGCAAGTTGTTCTCTGTACTGTGTTGATGGGGTCGTTGTTTTATTTCGGTAATGGGAAGGCATTTGCCGAGGATCAATATATTACTATAAAGAAAGGTGATACATTATATAGCATCTCCAAGAAATACAAGATTTCTATCGAATATTTAAAGGAATACAACCATATAACAAGCAACAAGATTATTGCTGGTCAAACGTTAATAATACCAGATATTGAACAAATCAAACCCTTGTATGTTGCAGTGGCTGGTTCTTTTGGCAAAAAAAGTAATGCAGAGAAGCGAGTTGCTTTTTTGAAAAAGAAAGGGATTGAAGCAATCGTCGTGAAAAAAGTTATAAATGGTAAAAATTATTATCGTGTTCAGGCAGGTGCCTTTGCGAGTATATCCAAAGCGGAGAAAATGATCACGAAGTTAAAGAAAAACGGGATAAAAGATGCTTTCTTTTTAACGGAGAAGCCCCTTCATATAAATGAAATCAGTGTAGGATTTTCTTACAAACAGCTCATTCAAAAATTTGGGAAACCAACAAAAACAGAAGATGATAAAAATACTCGATCTCTTTATTATACGAATGAAGGCGTCGGGGTTCGTGTAACATTCAATGCCGACAATGACTCCATTGAAAAGTTGCAAGTATACCCAGAATTTTTAAAGACAACTACGATACCAACTGAGAAAAATAAAATCCTCGATGCTTATGGGAACCCCAATGAGGTAAAGATTGTTACCTGCTATGAAAGCGCATCATGTGAACAAATTATTTATGTGTTTAATAAAAATCAATTAATCGTTCAGGTTGATCGAGATGGAAAGACCGTTCAGTATTTGGATTTACGAAAAATGAAATAA
- a CDS encoding SEC-C metal-binding domain-containing protein: protein MTFLEKIKPHLISDDILIQEVVLHALHDYPNVPEEWTNELMKEAFRNKDKQSSIFIYIENQTFNEEAVKILIENIPLMEPSKRHLAVNLVHRIEPELALKYKEQLQEYIPNRTWSLYELLLHGTEEEVYSEYGQILNELERAGSNQHNFYIQAKKLAACLVKKGWVTEDEIDLVLEDELKEKWFSFNGTLTVYMIGLLKLQRYIPLLVSLLDRDDDSLLEEVSVTLTSFQSDEVVKEVAPYLRKDNSIIYAASIVESIKSDFGVKVLREAYRSAKELDHQDILIEALCHQLSEEALPDINEHMQLDDSSGLVDIEQTVYGYFSILGLEHRELAHWKQIALEREFDFRHKGHDLPLAPVRNENKVGRNDPCICGSGKKYKKCCGK, encoded by the coding sequence ATGACGTTTTTAGAAAAAATTAAACCACACTTAATTAGCGATGATATTCTAATCCAAGAGGTAGTCCTGCATGCTCTGCATGATTATCCGAATGTCCCAGAAGAATGGACCAATGAATTAATGAAAGAAGCATTTAGAAATAAAGACAAACAATCTTCCATCTTTATCTATATAGAAAATCAAACCTTCAATGAAGAGGCTGTTAAGATATTAATTGAAAATATTCCATTAATGGAACCATCAAAACGCCATTTAGCGGTGAACTTGGTCCACCGTATCGAACCGGAACTTGCTCTTAAATATAAGGAACAGCTTCAAGAATATATTCCCAATCGTACATGGTCCTTATATGAGTTATTGTTACATGGTACGGAAGAAGAAGTGTACTCGGAATACGGTCAAATCTTAAATGAACTTGAGCGGGCCGGTTCAAATCAGCATAATTTCTACATACAAGCAAAAAAACTGGCAGCCTGTTTGGTGAAAAAGGGCTGGGTTACAGAAGATGAAATTGATCTAGTACTAGAAGATGAGTTAAAGGAAAAATGGTTTTCATTTAATGGAACCTTGACGGTCTATATGATTGGATTGTTAAAATTACAAAGATATATTCCTTTATTGGTTAGCTTATTGGATCGCGATGATGACAGTTTGTTAGAAGAAGTGTCCGTAACGTTAACCAGTTTCCAATCGGATGAAGTGGTAAAGGAAGTAGCACCCTATCTTAGGAAAGATAATTCCATTATTTATGCAGCATCCATCGTTGAAAGCATAAAATCAGACTTCGGTGTCAAGGTTCTAAGAGAAGCATACCGTTCTGCAAAAGAACTGGATCATCAAGACATTCTAATCGAAGCACTTTGTCACCAGCTTTCGGAAGAAGCTCTTCCTGATATTAACGAACATATGCAGCTAGATGATTCTTCTGGCCTTGTGGATATTGAACAAACCGTCTATGGCTACTTTTCGATTTTGGGGTTAGAGCATCGTGAACTAGCTCACTGGAAACAAATCGCACTGGAAAGAGAATTCGACTTTAGACATAAAGGGCATGATCTCCCACTTGCTCCGGTCCGAAATGAAAATAAAGTCGGCAGAAATGATCCATGCATTTGTGGAAGCGGCAAAAAATATAAAAAATGCTGCGGAAAATAA
- a CDS encoding EAL domain-containing protein, giving the protein MIFLLMISFALFPLAAGITTIYILGKTKLSKLLFLFFIFTSFWQIDVSVLHGHEFFSYRVIEFLFQLFRFGSIMLGPVLFSIIYTAVNPIQMVESRLVKYAVNKFTVITLYVWSIFVYLIGWSHKGIQSFEVVKPEGLIKVSYLYPVYGDWSWIFNLNLLIFVIITVISFALSKNLKDSETKSFVLYFIIIATIGYCIGILNMIKSYLLLPSSISVLFLSIGILIPVIRMHQKIITKMNNALIDQKEFLHTIIDMNPSYIYAKSQDGKYTLTNQAYGLLFGVNSEELIGNFEMDYNPDLDMAKQNIRIDQQVISSLEEKHIPENEIIDSQGNKRWIQIVKLPIISSRDKQVLSVATDITQRKINEKKREWEALHDPLTGLPNRRAFYQDLVERMKIAKLNKESIAVIFLDLDRFKIINDTLNHENGDHLLKKVGQRLRYADAKRVTDFSVYRLGGDEFTFILSSVTKAETTIFVKRLLNLFKKSFTLKDHELFVTSSLGISMYPMDGEDPDVLIKNADIAMYSSKESGRNSYSFFTQEMNHDYQEKMVLEKALRKAIHSNEIKTFYQPKMDIEKNTIIGMEALVRWESSVLGMISPAEFISLAEETGIILPLGEWVLKTACLQNKIWQDMGYTPIPVSVNISMRQFFDGNFVETVKNILKETNLDAQYLDLEITESISMDNITSVISTLNELKAMGISISIDDFGTGYSSLSYLKKFPINNLKIDQSFIRDITTNSENRSIVKTIISMANNLNLDVIAEGVETEEELKFLKLNGCRVVQGYVFSPPISGEDFERTFLEEHHEPSTSYVY; this is encoded by the coding sequence ATGATTTTTCTATTAATGATTTCTTTTGCATTATTTCCTTTAGCTGCTGGGATTACGACCATCTATATATTAGGGAAAACGAAATTATCAAAGCTTCTATTTCTCTTTTTTATTTTCACCTCGTTTTGGCAAATAGATGTTTCGGTTTTACATGGACATGAATTTTTTTCATACAGGGTAATTGAGTTTTTATTTCAGTTATTTCGTTTTGGCTCGATCATGTTGGGTCCCGTTTTATTTTCCATTATCTATACAGCGGTCAACCCTATACAAATGGTTGAATCTAGATTGGTAAAATATGCAGTGAATAAATTTACCGTCATTACTCTTTATGTTTGGTCAATCTTTGTCTACTTGATAGGGTGGAGCCATAAAGGCATTCAAAGCTTTGAGGTAGTAAAACCTGAGGGTTTAATAAAGGTAAGCTACTTATACCCAGTCTATGGAGATTGGTCATGGATCTTTAACTTAAATTTATTAATCTTTGTTATTATCACCGTCATATCCTTTGCATTAAGCAAAAACCTGAAGGATTCTGAAACCAAATCGTTTGTCCTTTACTTTATTATCATTGCCACCATAGGGTATTGTATTGGAATCTTAAATATGATTAAAAGCTATCTGTTATTACCTAGCAGTATCTCTGTTTTATTTTTATCCATTGGGATCCTGATCCCTGTTATTCGAATGCACCAAAAGATTATTACGAAGATGAATAATGCACTTATAGATCAAAAAGAATTTCTCCATACAATCATCGATATGAACCCCAGCTATATCTATGCCAAGAGTCAGGATGGAAAATATACATTAACCAATCAAGCTTATGGTTTACTATTTGGGGTAAATTCCGAAGAACTTATCGGGAATTTTGAGATGGATTATAATCCTGATTTGGATATGGCAAAACAGAATATACGTATAGATCAACAAGTAATCTCTTCCTTAGAAGAAAAACATATACCGGAAAATGAAATCATTGATTCACAAGGAAATAAAAGGTGGATACAAATCGTTAAGCTGCCCATCATTTCATCTAGAGATAAGCAAGTTCTTAGTGTAGCGACGGATATTACACAACGGAAAATCAATGAAAAAAAGAGAGAGTGGGAAGCTCTTCATGATCCTCTCACTGGGTTACCTAATCGGCGTGCATTTTATCAGGATTTAGTTGAACGAATGAAAATAGCAAAACTCAATAAAGAGAGTATTGCGGTCATTTTTCTAGATTTAGATCGTTTTAAAATTATTAATGATACTCTCAATCATGAAAATGGAGATCATCTTCTAAAGAAAGTGGGACAACGGTTAAGATATGCGGATGCTAAAAGGGTGACTGATTTTTCCGTTTATAGACTTGGCGGTGACGAGTTTACCTTTATTTTATCAAGTGTAACGAAGGCTGAAACAACCATCTTTGTAAAAAGACTGTTAAACCTATTTAAGAAATCATTTACCCTAAAAGATCACGAATTATTTGTCACGTCCAGTTTGGGAATCAGTATGTATCCAATGGACGGTGAAGATCCGGATGTATTAATTAAAAATGCGGATATTGCGATGTATTCTTCGAAAGAATCGGGAAGAAATTCTTATTCCTTCTTTACACAAGAGATGAATCATGATTATCAGGAGAAAATGGTATTAGAAAAAGCTCTTCGAAAAGCAATACATTCCAATGAAATTAAAACTTTTTATCAACCAAAAATGGATATTGAAAAAAACACGATCATTGGTATGGAAGCATTAGTAAGATGGGAGAGTTCTGTATTAGGAATGATTTCACCTGCTGAATTTATTTCTTTAGCAGAAGAAACGGGAATCATATTACCGTTAGGTGAATGGGTTCTGAAAACTGCATGTCTTCAAAATAAGATTTGGCAAGATATGGGGTATACTCCAATACCTGTTTCCGTAAATATTTCGATGCGGCAATTTTTTGACGGAAACTTTGTAGAAACTGTTAAGAATATCTTAAAAGAAACCAATCTTGATGCTCAATATCTAGATTTAGAAATAACGGAAAGTATTTCGATGGACAATATCACTTCTGTGATTTCCACGCTGAATGAGTTAAAGGCAATGGGGATATCGATTTCAATAGATGATTTTGGAACAGGATATTCCTCCTTAAGTTATCTGAAAAAGTTTCCAATTAATAATCTAAAAATTGACCAGTCCTTTATAAGAGATATCACAACCAATTCTGAAAATCGTTCAATTGTTAAAACCATTATCTCAATGGCCAATAATTTAAATCTTGATGTGATTGCGGAAGGCGTTGAAACGGAAGAGGAGTTAAAATTCCTTAAATTAAATGGTTGTAGGGTGGTACAGGGATATGTGTTCAGCCCTCCGATATCGGGTGAAGATTTCGAAAGAACCTTCTTAGAGGAACACCATGAACCTTCAACATCATATGTCTACTAA